A region from the Pelobates fuscus isolate aPelFus1 chromosome 3, aPelFus1.pri, whole genome shotgun sequence genome encodes:
- the AMDHD1 gene encoding probable imidazolonepropionase, whose product MSCKFKLLLENAEQMVVVCRKEEEFLLQEGMQQLAVLENASLVVGNDGYIKAVGPTELIRNQFSHESFETKIDCSGKCVLPGFIDAHTHPVWAGDRVNEFAMKLAGATYMEIHQAGGGINSTVESTTAASEEELYCSFKHRLQRMLRAGTTLVECKSGYGLKLETELKMLRVIERAQTEMDIGISSTYCGAHSVPKGKSAVEAADDIITNHLPALKQLALNGEIHVDNIDVFCEKGVFDLESTKRILQAGKAIGLHLNFHGDELSPMKSAELGAELGAHAVSHLEEISDEGIVALAKTKVSAVLLPTTAYILRLKQPRARDMLNAGVIVSLGSDFNPNAYCLSMPMVMHLACVNMRMSLNEALAAATINAAYALGRSHTHGSLEVGKQGDVVIINSSRWEHLIYQFGGHQELIEYVIIKGKIVHKKYSILGL is encoded by the exons ATGTCCTGCAAGTTTAAGCTGCTGTTGGAAAATGCCGAGCAAATGGTTGTTGTATGTCGAAAAGAAGAGGAATTTCTGCTTCAGGAGGGAATGCAGCAATTGGCCGTATTGGAAAACGCCAGTCTGGTGGTCGGAAA TGATGGATACATAAAGGCAGTAGGACCTACAGAACTTATTCGTAATCAATTTTCTCATGAATCATTTGAAACAAAAATTGACTGTTCTGGCAAATGTGTCTTGCCAG GGTTTATTGATGCGCACACTCATCCTGTATGGGCTGGTGACCGAGTCAATGAATTTGCAATGAAG CTTGCAGGAGCCACTTACATGGAAATCCACCAGGCCGGAGGAGGGATCAATTCCACAGTAGAGAGTACCACCGCTGCTTCAGAAGAAGAACTGTACTGCAGCTTTAAACACCGCCTGCAAAGGATGCTCCGCGCAGGCACTACACTTGTGGAGTGCAAAAGTGGGTACGGTCTAAAGCTGGAGACCGAGCTAAAGATGCTAAGAGTCATAGAACGTGCCCAGACGGAAATGGACATCGGCATCTCCTCTACTTACTGCGGAGCTCACTCAGTGCCAAA GGGAAAAAGTGCAGTTGAAGCAGCAGATGACATCATAACTAATCATCTACCTGCCCTGAAACAGTTAGCCCTGAATGGGGAAATTCACGTGGATAATATTGATGTTTTCTGTGAAAAGGGAGTATTTGACCTGGAATCCACCAAAAGGATTCTTCAAGCTGGAAAAGCCATAGGATTACATCTAAACTTCCATGGAGATGAACTTAGTCCCATGAAATCTGCAGAG TTGGGTGCAGAATTAGGAGCGCATGCTGTGAGCCACCTGGAAGAAATAAGTGATGAGGGAATCGTAGCTCTGGCTAAGACAAAGGTTTCTGCCGTGTTGCTCCCTACGACAGCCTACATCCTGAG GCTGAAACAACCAAGAGCAAGGGACATGCTTAATGCCGGGGTAATAGTCTCTCTAGGGAGTGACTTCAATCCCAATGCTTACTGTTTATCTATG cccatgGTCATGCACTTGGCTTGTGTGAACATGCGGATGTCTTTAAACGAAGCCCTTGCTGCTGCTACAATCAATGCAGCCTATGCTCTAGGACGTTCTCATACCCATGGATCTCTGGAGGTCGGAAAACAAGGAGATGTTGTTATAATCAATTCCTCAAG ATGGGAACATCTAATATACCAATTTGGTGGCCATCAGGAACTAATTGAATATGtcatcatcaaaggaaaaattgtTCACAAAAAATATAGCATTCTTGGTCTCTAA